A section of the Castanea sativa cultivar Marrone di Chiusa Pesio chromosome 12, ASM4071231v1 genome encodes:
- the LOC142618881 gene encoding uncharacterized protein LOC142618881, producing the protein MLGRRLISMFKNSPTPASQLSSSAKPVDEGKSKSFSRKAVSFVLITITGGIALSALDDLVIYNSCSSKALEKASKNKALLDAIGEPIVKGPWYNASLAVAHKRKSVSCTFPVSGPQGSGVFQLKAVRNGDDSWFSFLRPRDWEILIMEALLHVPANDEKHQTLRISLSDFLSSPACEACTTTDCKPQEPENPEKK; encoded by the exons ATGTTGGGGAGAAGATTAATTTCCATGTTCAAGAACTCCCCAACCCCAGCGTCACAGCTTTCCAG TTCTGCAAAGCCCGTGGATGAAGGGAAGAGCAAATCATTTAGTCGGAAAGCAGTGTCTTTTGTTTTGATTACCATAACCGGCGGGATTGCTTTGAGTGCTCTTGATGACCTTGTTATTTATAACAGCTGTAGCAG CAAAGCCTTGGAGAAAGCTAGTAAGAACAAGGCACTTTTAGATGCTATTGGGGAACCAATTGTGAAGGGTCCATGGTACAATGCATCCCTTGCAGTAGCTCATAAGAGAAAGTCTGTGTCTTGCACATTTCCTGTGTCTGGACCACAAGGCTCCGGAGTCTTCCAGCTGAAGGCAGTTCGCAATGGAG ATGACTCCTGGTTTTCATTTCTCCGTCCTCGTGATTGGGAGATTCTAATTATGGAAGCTCTCCTCCATGTTCCCGCAAATGATGAAAAACATCAAACATTGCGCATCAGTCTCTCcgactttctttcttctccagcTTGTGAGGCATGCACTACCACTGACTGCAAGCCTCAAGAACCAGAGAATCCagagaagaaatga